One window from the genome of Dermacentor albipictus isolate Rhodes 1998 colony unplaced genomic scaffold, USDA_Dalb.pri_finalv2 scaffold_28, whole genome shotgun sequence encodes:
- the LOC139052639 gene encoding uncharacterized protein, which translates to MTDTCLTCNEELSEDAVFLTCLECYFVYHIGTCSGVNEAAYKKKTESAKKAWKCPTCKTAKARSNQSGKKTSEETEANLASEIADIRLVLTEVLKIKSKIDTLGEIKATVDGIEQFMQEMATKYDEVLSKIKQQDADMSALGKRVEKLEARVTEQENQELRQQVNELEQYSRRQNLEIVGLPYHDNENLLEKLNVLATDLELPPLSEADVEAVHRLPSRSINDIEVGDSAKKVASVLVRFVSRSARDAWLAKKGQLKETKSKIFFNENLTAQNKTLFWKMKKMAKEKEYVFAWLKNGKMFVRRGPRSRAIRIRTTNDLDKIRWETGGTRIPVTDSTDTLENDSPVHIFLS; encoded by the coding sequence ATGACTGACACATGTCTTACATGCAACGAAGAGCTTTCTGAGGATGCAGTGTTCCTAACGTGCTTGGAATGTTATTTTGTGTATCATATTGGCACATGTTCTGGGGTAAATGAAGCCGCAtacaaaaagaagacagaaagtgCAAAAAAGGCATGGAAATGCCCAACATGTAAAACAGCTAAGGCTCGAAGCAACCAGAGCGGTAAGAAAACAAGCGAGGAAACGGAAGCAAATCTTGCAAGTGAAATTGCGGATATTCGTCTCGTGCTCACAGAAGTACTTAAGATTAAGTCAAAAATAGATACACTAGGTGAGATAAAGGCCACTGTGGATGGTATTGAGCAGTTTATGCAAGAAATGGCCACAAAATACGACGAAGTTCTGTCAAAAATAAAACAGCAGGATGCAGACATGTCTGCCCTCGGAAAGCGAGTGGAAAAACTCGAGGCTCGGGTAACAGAACAAGAAAACCAGGAATTAAGGcaacaagttaacgaactagagcAGTACAGCAGACGTCAAAATTTAGAAATAGTTGGGCTTCCCTATCATGATAATGAAAACTTGCTGGAAAAGCTTAATGTCTTGGCCACTGATCTCGAACTTCCACCCCTTTCCGAGGCAGATGTTGAGGCTGTTCATCGATTGCCCTCACGGTCTATCAATGACATTGAGGTCGGGGACAGTGCTAAGAAGGTTGCATCTGTTCTTGTTCGCTTCGTATCCCGTTCAGCCAGAGACGCATGGCTTGCAAAAAAAGGACAACTAAAGGAAACGAAATCTAAAATTTTCTTCAATGAAAACCTGACAGCACAAAACAAGACGCTCTTCTGGAAAATGAAGAAAATGGCGAAGGAAAAAGAGTATGTGTTTGCCTGGCTAAAGAATGGTAAAATGTTTGTTCGTCGCGGCCCCCGCAGCCGAGCTATCAGGATTAGGACGACAAACGATCTGGACAAGATACGTTGGGAAACGGGCGGTACGCGCATCCCAGTAACTGATAGCACTGATACCCTTGAAAATGACAGTCCCGTTCACATATTCTTATCATGA